One segment of Pseudoalteromonas rubra DNA contains the following:
- a CDS encoding TetR/AcrR family transcriptional regulator: MTQLTEKQQAILSAAVEEFAQRGLQATTMEAICSAAGVSKRTLYKHYATKEALFDAVVISLIERIQPITTIQFIPNYDFEVQLRHLADSAVSLLSDEDYIKLSRIVMIESMRCQAQADRLNSKFSQCEAAMSLWFEEASRAGCLGTFSAPFAAAFFWGALKRLTFWDQAIRWQAPLAEADLDAFVDQACQLFCGGIKYVTQQPT, translated from the coding sequence ATGACCCAGCTTACTGAAAAACAACAAGCAATATTAAGCGCAGCGGTAGAAGAATTTGCACAACGGGGTCTACAGGCGACCACAATGGAAGCGATATGCAGTGCTGCCGGGGTTTCCAAACGCACTTTATATAAGCATTACGCAACGAAAGAAGCCCTATTTGATGCCGTGGTTATTTCGCTAATTGAAAGAATACAACCGATTACGACCATTCAGTTTATCCCTAACTATGATTTTGAAGTGCAACTAAGACACCTGGCTGACAGTGCCGTGTCTTTACTGTCGGATGAAGACTACATCAAGCTATCCCGCATAGTGATGATCGAGTCTATGCGTTGTCAGGCGCAGGCAGACAGGCTCAATAGCAAGTTCAGTCAATGTGAAGCAGCCATGAGTCTGTGGTTTGAAGAGGCCTCGAGGGCAGGCTGCCTGGGCACTTTCTCAGCGCCATTTGCCGCTGCTTTTTTTTGGGGCGCATTGAAGCGGCTGACGTTTTGGGATCAGGCGATCCGCTGGCAGGCGCCCCTGGCTGAAGCGGATCTGGATGCTTTTGTCGATCAGGCCTGTCAGTTGTTTTGTGGTGGCATAAAATACGTCACGCAACAACCGACCTGA
- a CDS encoding efflux RND transporter periplasmic adaptor subunit, which yields MYPAHNSSRVVRLATAVLSALAISACSEAPQSQGGQSMPPAQVSINKVTTQSVPFNIELPATLAGDKEVEIRARVSGLIESRNFEEGQYVKAGRSLFTIELRPLQLERDKAEADLNAAKANVAQAKREKDRLERLKDERSVSKRDFDNAVSAYEVAIANLDSAKVALSEAQLDLEYAQVKAPVSGIMGREFVSQGSYVSGPTVLLSELTDTGMMRARFGFSEREQLAMRQDVENGTLSLPKNNEFNATIVLQDGSVYAHSGKVDFSDVRVNRFTGTSELQARINNPDGELRPGQFVRVRLSGAVRNDAIVLPQRAVLDNGTGKFVYLATENEQGMTVALPAPVEVGEWVNLDGKNMWVIRQGLTPGQPVIVEGMARIFFPGMPVSVSGEGE from the coding sequence ATGTATCCAGCCCATAACAGCAGTCGTGTAGTACGCCTGGCAACAGCGGTACTGTCTGCACTAGCTATTTCTGCCTGCTCAGAGGCACCTCAAAGCCAGGGTGGTCAATCCATGCCACCTGCGCAAGTGAGTATCAACAAGGTCACAACCCAGAGTGTGCCGTTCAATATCGAACTGCCAGCCACTCTGGCCGGTGATAAAGAAGTTGAGATCAGAGCGCGTGTATCCGGGCTCATTGAGTCGCGTAACTTTGAAGAAGGCCAGTACGTTAAAGCGGGACGTTCTTTATTTACCATTGAGCTTCGCCCCTTACAGCTGGAACGAGACAAAGCAGAAGCCGATCTCAATGCCGCAAAAGCGAATGTGGCCCAGGCAAAGCGTGAAAAAGACAGACTTGAGCGACTCAAAGATGAACGTTCCGTTTCAAAACGCGATTTTGATAACGCCGTTTCTGCATATGAAGTTGCCATCGCTAACCTGGACTCTGCCAAAGTGGCTCTCAGTGAAGCACAACTGGACTTAGAGTATGCCCAGGTTAAAGCGCCTGTCTCAGGGATCATGGGTCGAGAATTCGTATCTCAGGGCAGCTATGTCTCCGGGCCGACAGTCTTGTTAAGTGAACTCACCGATACCGGCATGATGCGGGCACGTTTTGGTTTTTCAGAGCGAGAGCAGCTAGCAATGCGACAGGATGTTGAAAATGGCACACTGAGCCTGCCTAAGAATAATGAGTTTAATGCCACCATAGTGCTTCAGGATGGCTCTGTCTATGCGCATTCAGGCAAAGTCGATTTCTCGGATGTCCGGGTAAACCGCTTTACTGGTACCAGTGAATTACAGGCCCGGATCAACAACCCGGATGGTGAGCTGCGTCCAGGTCAGTTCGTCCGCGTTCGTCTGTCCGGTGCAGTGCGCAATGACGCCATTGTGCTGCCGCAACGTGCCGTATTAGATAACGGCACAGGTAAATTTGTCTATCTTGCTACTGAAAACGAACAAGGCATGACCGTTGCGCTGCCTGCGCCAGTTGAGGTAGGTGAATGGGTCAACCTGGATGGCAAAAACATGTGGGTGATACGACAGGGCCTGACCCCTGGCCAGCCTGTGATCGTTGAAGGTATGGCGCGCATATTCTTCCCAGGAATGCCAGTTAGCGTGAGCGGCGAAGGAGAATAA